One window of Candidatus Nanosynbacter sp. HMT-352 genomic DNA carries:
- a CDS encoding pilin: MNKLKLILAGLLVVPTVALAVAPAASAEGDFTLTNGVNSARGEGVSETASDPQTLVKQFVNIFLFAVGALSVIMLIWGGIRYTTSAGDSNKVTAAKNTVLYAIVGLVVAILAYAIVNMVIDKFKG; this comes from the coding sequence ATGAATAAATTAAAATTAATCTTGGCGGGACTACTGGTAGTACCAACTGTTGCTTTGGCTGTAGCTCCAGCTGCAAGCGCCGAAGGTGATTTTACCTTAACTAATGGCGTAAATAGTGCAAGAGGAGAAGGTGTGAGTGAAACCGCTTCAGATCCTCAAACTTTGGTTAAGCAATTTGTAAATATATTCTTGTTTGCCGTCGGTGCATTAAGCGTTATTATGCTTATCTGGGGTGGTATCCGTTACACCACTTCAGCCGGTGACAGTAATAAGGTTACTGCAGCTAAGAACACAGTTTTGTACGCAATTGTTGGTTTGGTGGTTGCAATTTTGGCATACGCAATCGTCAATATGGTTATCGATAAGTTTAAGGGTTAA
- a CDS encoding Hsp20/alpha crystallin family protein: protein MARKQDDTLLTEQELAAAFIDDDNDDLLPGFDDDNSRSNSTSTTRSDDNWEDEADDAMGQLAVDVFETENNLVIKARTAGVDRNDLDVSISDGILTISGTLSSGDEADVRQWHIQECYWGEFSRTLALPTAVNEEGVKAELKDGVLTITFEKIKQEKAKKIQVL, encoded by the coding sequence ATGGCCCGAAAGCAAGATGATACATTACTAACAGAACAGGAATTGGCTGCGGCGTTTATTGACGATGATAACGACGATCTGCTACCTGGTTTTGACGACGACAACAGTAGAAGCAACAGTACATCAACAACACGATCCGACGACAATTGGGAAGATGAAGCTGATGATGCAATGGGTCAATTGGCTGTTGACGTTTTTGAGACAGAAAATAACCTAGTTATCAAAGCTCGTACTGCCGGCGTAGATCGAAACGACCTAGACGTAAGCATTTCTGACGGCATCTTAACAATTAGCGGCACACTGTCTAGCGGTGACGAAGCAGATGTTCGCCAATGGCACATCCAAGAATGTTACTGGGGTGAATTCAGCCGTACATTAGCATTGCCAACCGCTGTAAATGAAGAAGGTGTTAAGGCAGAATTAAAAGATGGCGTTTTGACAATTACTTTTGAAAAGATAAAGCAAGAAAAAGCAAAGAAGATTCAAGTTCTGTAA
- a CDS encoding ComF family protein encodes MIWCFSRRTGVVAKIIDDYKFNRVQAAAGLLSEFLDEALPELPSGTVIVPIPTISKNIRRRGFDHIRKIAIKLSRRRKIECCSLLRRRNNVTQHFTKSSAQRKRQAKEFFEIAGKVDKNKRYIIIDDIFTTGSTVLAAAECLRKNGAKHVDIAVIARHGRPKL; translated from the coding sequence ATGATCTGGTGCTTTTCGCGACGTACAGGTGTTGTTGCAAAAATAATTGATGATTATAAGTTTAATCGTGTTCAGGCGGCGGCTGGATTGCTAAGTGAGTTCTTAGACGAAGCTCTGCCTGAATTGCCGTCAGGTACAGTAATCGTACCGATTCCTACAATTTCTAAGAATATTCGGCGTCGTGGATTTGATCATATCCGAAAAATTGCTATTAAACTATCTCGACGTAGAAAAATAGAGTGCTGTTCCCTGCTCCGGCGCAGAAATAACGTCACCCAGCACTTTACGAAGTCTTCCGCCCAGAGAAAACGTCAAGCAAAGGAGTTTTTTGAAATTGCGGGTAAAGTTGATAAAAATAAGCGATATATCATTATTGACGATATCTTTACGACTGGCTCAACTGTATTAGCGGCGGCGGAATGTTTGAGAAAAAATGGTGCTAAACACGTGGACATTGCGGTTATTGCCAGGCACGGGCGCCCGAAGCTATGA
- a CDS encoding VanZ family protein: MGYLISIKVALILFPILAFLITLPYMIANYRKYGSVNKLRTLILYSFILYLLTVYFLVILPLPNPESVHTTYAENLNLIPFSFVADFIKNNPLILTDSSTWITAIKHPTFYVPAFNVLMLIPFGIYLRYYFKCSLKKTLLLTAILSLFFEITQLSGLYFIYSGPYRLADVDDVIQNTIGGCIGYFLGWFATWLLPSREEIDEKSLEAGSRVSGIRVSLSLIIDAVIIRIPYTLSKTQLPFSLFLALYFSLIPLLNGKTFGSALLKFGLTFENKKWIRTIFRGILLTIYFRIIPAGLFYLANKFNKEADSLLFLCLLAIALLVFILFVLITIIIALFNRRFMFDRLSGASYESTIQVKQEK; this comes from the coding sequence ATGGGATATCTAATTTCTATTAAGGTCGCGCTGATACTTTTTCCAATTTTGGCTTTTCTTATCACGTTGCCGTATATGATTGCGAACTATCGAAAATATGGCTCCGTCAATAAGCTGCGGACTTTGATTTTGTATTCCTTTATTCTGTATTTATTAACTGTGTATTTCTTAGTTATTTTACCGTTACCAAATCCAGAATCCGTTCACACAACTTACGCAGAAAATCTGAATTTAATCCCGTTTTCATTCGTCGCAGATTTTATAAAGAACAATCCACTTATATTAACAGATAGTTCAACTTGGATTACGGCGATAAAACATCCCACTTTCTACGTTCCTGCTTTCAACGTTTTAATGCTCATTCCGTTCGGAATTTATCTGCGATACTATTTCAAATGTAGCCTTAAAAAGACGTTGTTATTAACAGCTATTTTAAGTTTATTCTTTGAGATAACTCAATTATCTGGACTTTATTTCATCTATTCAGGACCTTACCGATTAGCCGACGTCGATGACGTCATCCAGAACACGATAGGCGGATGCATCGGTTACTTTCTGGGCTGGTTTGCGACATGGCTACTTCCGTCCAGGGAAGAAATAGATGAAAAATCCCTTGAGGCTGGCTCACGAGTTTCTGGAATTCGCGTTAGTTTATCTCTAATAATCGACGCTGTTATCATCCGTATTCCTTACACCTTATCAAAAACCCAACTTCCGTTTTCGCTATTTTTAGCCCTCTATTTTAGCCTAATTCCTCTACTGAATGGTAAAACTTTTGGTAGCGCATTATTAAAGTTTGGGCTAACATTTGAAAATAAAAAATGGATTCGCACAATTTTCAGAGGAATCTTACTTACGATATATTTTCGCATCATTCCCGCAGGCTTGTTTTACCTAGCGAATAAATTTAATAAGGAAGCAGATTCGTTATTGTTTCTCTGTCTGCTCGCAATTGCGTTATTAGTATTCATATTATTCGTATTAATTACAATTATAATAGCCCTATTTAACCGACGTTTTATGTTTGATCGTCTATCTGGCGCAAGTTATGAAAGTACGATTCAAGTCAAACAAGAGAAATAA
- a CDS encoding PrgI family protein, whose amino-acid sequence MSVYKVPQDVEAEDKLLGPFSFRQFVFLIIAVIGIAIAYGLSTILLPLAIIPVPIILFFGALALPLKKDQPMEVYLAAVISFMLKPKKRLWQPDGIERLVEVIAPKVEEKTYGNNYDQAEVQRRLSYLANLVDSQGWSIRGVNDPNSSMRADLFNEGQAANDILDENSATAQNINHLINQSDVRRRQEVIQKMQTGQSATPPPAQPHQPDNPTPATPLQMNPYPTMRQSVLNPVSGQPTASAPAQTQPTTTPQTSVNEVSPAIIELANNRDLSIETIAREANRIQQENKLSDEEVVISLR is encoded by the coding sequence ATGTCGGTGTATAAAGTTCCTCAAGATGTCGAGGCGGAGGACAAACTGCTCGGGCCGTTTAGTTTCCGACAGTTTGTGTTTTTAATTATAGCTGTTATCGGAATCGCTATTGCGTACGGTTTGAGTACAATTTTACTACCTTTGGCAATAATTCCTGTGCCGATAATTTTATTCTTTGGAGCGCTGGCTTTACCGCTTAAAAAAGATCAGCCAATGGAAGTTTATTTAGCAGCAGTTATTTCTTTTATGCTAAAACCAAAAAAACGACTATGGCAGCCTGATGGAATTGAAAGATTAGTCGAAGTTATCGCGCCAAAAGTCGAGGAGAAGACTTACGGTAATAATTACGATCAAGCCGAAGTCCAGCGAAGATTATCGTATTTGGCAAATCTGGTAGATAGTCAAGGTTGGTCGATTCGTGGCGTCAATGATCCTAACAGTTCAATGCGTGCCGATTTGTTTAACGAAGGACAGGCAGCTAACGACATATTGGATGAAAATAGTGCTACGGCGCAAAATATCAATCACTTAATAAATCAGTCCGATGTTCGTAGGCGACAAGAAGTTATCCAAAAGATGCAAACAGGGCAATCTGCTACGCCGCCTCCCGCACAACCACATCAACCAGATAATCCTACTCCAGCCACACCACTACAAATGAATCCATACCCAACAATGCGTCAATCTGTATTAAATCCTGTGTCCGGACAGCCTACCGCGAGCGCTCCAGCTCAAACTCAACCGACAACCACGCCGCAAACTAGCGTAAACGAGGTGTCACCTGCTATAATAGAACTGGCAAATAACCGCGACCTCTCGATTGAAACGATTGCGCGTGAGGCAAATCGAATTCAGCAAGAAAATAAATTATCAGATGAGGAAGTGGTGATTTCACTACGTTAG
- a CDS encoding 23S rRNA (pseudouridine(1915)-N(3))-methyltransferase RlmH translates to MKITIITIGKKHEVWVQPGISRFLERLRAPFAAEMIILPHSSFEGDRARQEESERIFSRLNSDDFVILLDERGKNLSSPELSNLITEHIDKHIVFIIGGAYGVTGDLRQKSNVVWSLSNLVFPHQLVRLILAEQLYRAQEIHRGSHYHHS, encoded by the coding sequence ATGAAAATCACCATTATAACAATCGGAAAAAAGCACGAAGTCTGGGTTCAACCAGGCATTTCTCGTTTTTTAGAGCGTCTACGAGCACCATTTGCTGCGGAAATGATTATTCTACCGCATTCAAGCTTTGAAGGCGACAGAGCGCGCCAGGAAGAGTCTGAACGTATTTTTTCACGCCTTAATTCGGACGACTTCGTTATTTTGCTCGATGAGCGCGGAAAAAACTTATCATCGCCGGAATTATCTAACCTAATAACCGAACATATCGACAAGCATATTGTCTTCATCATCGGTGGCGCTTACGGAGTTACTGGCGACTTGCGCCAAAAATCCAACGTCGTCTGGTCGTTATCGAACTTAGTGTTTCCACACCAATTAGTTCGTCTTATTTTAGCTGAGCAATTATACCGCGCCCAAGAAATCCATCGCGGCAGTCATTATCATCACTCATAG
- a CDS encoding VirB4-like conjugal transfer ATPase, CD1110 family: protein MAKKKLDAVDIAAQQRAREQAEVEQAFLTGVRTLRDFIAPSSIELHSDHFRLGSKYGRTMYVYGYPRQIYTGWLSSIINIDEVLDISMFIYPVDTQIVLNNLRKKVTQLEATMNINMEKGKVRDPGLEAALQDAEELRDQLQIGAEKFFRYGLYITLYADSLDELNFIQHKIETIFGQQLVFSKVASSQQEQGLNSSIPQLTDELQIRRNMNTGAISTSFPFTSADLTDNKGVLYGINMHNNGLVIFDRFSLENANMVVFAKSGAGKSFTVKLEALRSMMVGADIVIIDPENEYQKLCDAVGGSYIRLSLSSDTRINPFDLPRVIDTDEADDALRANLVTLHGLLRQMLGGAGVGAGGQVVAGLSPAEEADIDQALIDTYARVGITSDPLTHNSTPPTISDLYDTLLHMGGTGPSLAQRLRKFTSGTFAGIFSQQSNIDINNNMVVFNIRDLEDELRPTAMYIVLNHIWNITRTDQRKRMLIVDEAWQLMKYDDSANFLFSLAKRARKYQLGLTTITQDVEDFVGSKMGRAIVSNSSMQLLLKQSASAVDVLAQVFKLTDEEQKRLANFPVGQGLFFAGQNHVHIQIQASDTEYNLINTNPVSQQIKPSDSPIGGYGAV from the coding sequence ATGGCAAAGAAGAAATTAGATGCCGTTGATATTGCTGCTCAACAACGAGCTCGTGAACAAGCCGAAGTCGAACAGGCCTTCTTAACTGGCGTTCGAACTCTGCGTGATTTTATTGCGCCAAGTAGTATTGAGCTTCATTCCGACCATTTCCGACTTGGCTCAAAATATGGCCGCACAATGTATGTTTATGGCTATCCTCGCCAAATCTACACCGGCTGGCTTAGTTCAATCATTAACATCGATGAAGTGCTGGATATTAGTATGTTTATTTATCCAGTCGATACGCAAATTGTCCTGAATAACCTGCGCAAAAAAGTTACTCAGCTGGAAGCAACCATGAATATAAACATGGAAAAGGGAAAGGTGCGCGACCCAGGCTTGGAAGCGGCTTTGCAAGATGCCGAAGAATTGCGCGACCAATTACAGATTGGCGCCGAAAAGTTCTTCCGCTACGGTTTATATATTACGCTTTACGCCGACAGCTTGGACGAGCTAAACTTCATCCAGCATAAAATTGAAACTATTTTTGGCCAGCAATTGGTGTTCTCAAAAGTGGCTTCCAGTCAGCAGGAGCAGGGATTGAATAGCTCTATTCCACAATTGACCGATGAACTACAGATTCGCCGCAACATGAACACTGGCGCAATTTCAACCAGCTTTCCATTCACTTCAGCCGATTTGACGGACAATAAGGGCGTACTTTACGGAATTAATATGCATAATAATGGCTTGGTGATTTTTGACAGATTCTCTCTGGAAAACGCCAATATGGTCGTGTTCGCTAAGTCTGGTGCCGGTAAATCATTTACCGTTAAGTTGGAAGCTTTGAGAAGTATGATGGTCGGGGCTGATATTGTGATTATTGACCCAGAAAATGAGTACCAAAAACTATGCGACGCGGTTGGTGGCAGTTATATTCGATTGAGTTTAAGTAGTGACACGAGGATCAATCCATTTGATTTGCCGCGTGTGATTGACACTGATGAAGCAGATGACGCACTGCGAGCCAACTTAGTTACGCTACACGGACTACTCAGGCAAATGCTGGGCGGCGCAGGAGTAGGGGCTGGCGGGCAAGTCGTAGCAGGATTATCGCCAGCAGAAGAAGCTGATATTGATCAAGCATTAATCGACACTTACGCACGCGTCGGCATTACTTCAGACCCATTGACGCACAATTCTACGCCACCGACGATTTCCGACCTATACGACACTTTGCTTCACATGGGCGGAACTGGCCCAAGCCTGGCTCAGCGACTTCGCAAATTTACCTCTGGAACGTTTGCTGGAATATTCTCGCAACAGAGTAATATTGATATTAATAATAATATGGTTGTCTTTAACATTCGCGACTTGGAAGACGAACTGCGACCAACGGCGATGTATATCGTTCTGAACCACATCTGGAATATTACGCGCACTGACCAGAGGAAACGTATGTTGATTGTTGACGAGGCTTGGCAATTGATGAAATATGACGATTCCGCCAACTTCTTATTCTCATTAGCCAAGCGCGCCCGCAAATATCAATTAGGTCTGACAACAATCACTCAGGACGTAGAAGACTTCGTTGGAAGTAAAATGGGGCGAGCAATCGTTTCCAACTCCTCAATGCAGTTACTTTTGAAACAGTCTGCCAGCGCCGTTGACGTTTTGGCGCAAGTGTTCAAATTGACAGATGAAGAGCAGAAACGATTAGCCAATTTCCCAGTTGGGCAAGGATTATTCTTTGCTGGACAAAATCATGTTCACATTCAGATTCAGGCTAGCGATACCGAATATAATTTGATCAATACAAATCCCGTATCGCAACAAATAAAACCGTCAGATTCACCAATCGGCGGCTACGGAGCGGTGTAG
- a CDS encoding M15 family metallopeptidase, giving the protein MARVDYTTDSETDSRLNPAEQAKFDQISAGYDSGSELSDREKDAINDLESQFDNKDSDLNPNQNDSASAAVNDQESSAPGNSFYQPSAGKKKSPVTFKSLLKKRGPIAAIAGILGLGGGILGIFLSPATMLQNIMENFTWKNDSATPSKISRIKQVMNGFLDSKDGPGICANSSKKIRCRTGKLSYKALTKFNKSGIIPVDVDGNEMKLKKTGYPEKNPTHWKVEGLNDGKPIESSKLKDELLKKENRKIASKVYGRTGLFKMRFRAWTGKHISKLYKKFGLKRNSAISKIDKKLGVKEKANKLKEKLPGFNDDKAIGGINERVTKSTEKLKKGGLVYVAAAGICLALKLPNIIASGVAAIQLVPLLGLVMDVILSPGSQAKASGLDSSGSGFSQETMETIGTMLTERGKMKGSDNAEGSALDSPYLLAAMGVNNDKPGIAKNYIPGYSVATNPIVRTLNSAEEVSEPVCNYILSPVAMYSSQAVDLAIDATGAATFGLTSLAKWIAKKTLATVTTELLKYAVGDTVKRVLKELAVSMLTSNNAQYKDLGDALGVGAAAFFASGSMGQMLPGLKMSQLAEFNGIQIANEEFQKEMDIASLSPFDTSSRYTFLGSIFHNMGNMMMANGTYSKTPVAMLSNILRLPSMALSYSSTAKAASGMYSDKYCGYAKDFSMGSGSSEDPAVNMAGLPCTGITNSQANMSVEEAIQIAEDEGWIQKDMDIPDGADISDLMNNGYIVKDTPLHDFVEDCGDASTGSYWFSNGGCTAPSDSTRVAKITEKTYKDEEGKDITNESFGTENSAKQYDDRKLSAMSVLLIDFQIAQSINGEDDEEDAPSTTAKAPDNGEAVGEPQLEEAQAKWGSYENGKIPDSELQALSFSPGNKMNKKAAIAMEEMNKAYKADNGSDLIINDAYREYDRQVKLREQLGSTAGVPGTSNHGWGLAADIEVGAFGSSTYNWLKANAHKYGYVHPAWAEPGGSNPEQWHWEYARKV; this is encoded by the coding sequence ATGGCACGAGTTGATTATACGACAGATTCCGAAACCGACAGCAGATTAAATCCTGCTGAGCAGGCTAAGTTTGATCAAATCTCGGCTGGTTATGACAGCGGGTCAGAGTTAAGTGATCGCGAAAAGGATGCTATAAACGACCTTGAATCTCAGTTTGATAATAAAGATTCGGACTTAAATCCTAATCAAAACGATTCCGCCAGCGCCGCCGTTAATGACCAAGAATCTTCTGCTCCAGGCAACAGTTTTTATCAGCCGTCTGCGGGAAAAAAGAAAAGTCCAGTAACGTTCAAATCTTTGCTGAAAAAACGCGGACCGATTGCAGCTATTGCCGGAATATTGGGACTGGGCGGTGGAATTCTGGGAATATTTCTTAGTCCAGCGACAATGTTACAAAATATTATGGAGAATTTCACCTGGAAAAACGACTCCGCCACACCCTCTAAAATATCCAGAATTAAACAGGTTATGAACGGATTCCTGGATTCTAAAGATGGCCCAGGAATCTGCGCTAATAGCAGTAAGAAGATAAGATGTAGAACAGGAAAGTTGTCCTATAAAGCATTAACGAAGTTCAATAAATCGGGAATTATTCCAGTCGATGTTGACGGCAACGAAATGAAGCTGAAGAAAACTGGTTATCCAGAAAAAAATCCAACCCATTGGAAGGTAGAAGGATTAAACGACGGGAAACCTATTGAGTCGTCGAAATTAAAAGACGAACTGCTCAAAAAAGAGAATCGTAAAATTGCCAGTAAAGTTTATGGCAGAACTGGCTTATTTAAAATGCGTTTCCGTGCCTGGACAGGAAAACATATAAGTAAGCTTTACAAGAAATTTGGTCTTAAAAGAAATAGTGCGATTTCAAAAATTGACAAAAAACTCGGAGTAAAAGAAAAGGCAAATAAACTTAAAGAAAAATTACCAGGCTTTAACGACGACAAGGCTATCGGTGGAATCAATGAAAGAGTTACAAAATCAACAGAGAAACTAAAAAAAGGCGGGCTAGTATACGTCGCGGCAGCAGGAATATGCCTTGCGCTAAAACTTCCCAACATCATCGCATCAGGAGTAGCAGCAATTCAGTTAGTACCTTTATTAGGGCTAGTTATGGATGTAATATTATCTCCTGGATCACAAGCTAAGGCTTCTGGACTCGACTCTAGTGGCAGTGGATTCTCTCAAGAAACGATGGAAACCATCGGTACCATGCTAACCGAAAGAGGAAAGATGAAAGGGTCCGATAACGCTGAAGGATCGGCATTAGATTCTCCGTATTTACTGGCGGCAATGGGCGTAAATAACGACAAGCCTGGAATTGCAAAAAACTACATTCCTGGATATTCAGTAGCTACAAATCCTATAGTTCGTACTCTCAATTCCGCCGAAGAGGTTAGCGAACCAGTGTGCAATTATATACTAAGTCCAGTTGCTATGTACTCCTCTCAAGCAGTAGACCTAGCAATAGACGCTACCGGGGCGGCTACTTTTGGATTAACATCATTAGCAAAGTGGATTGCAAAAAAGACATTAGCCACAGTAACCACAGAATTACTTAAGTATGCCGTTGGCGATACCGTAAAGAGAGTCCTCAAAGAATTGGCAGTAAGTATGCTTACATCAAATAATGCTCAGTATAAGGATTTGGGTGATGCACTCGGCGTTGGTGCGGCGGCGTTCTTTGCAAGCGGATCTATGGGGCAGATGCTACCAGGGCTTAAAATGAGTCAATTGGCAGAATTCAATGGAATCCAAATAGCAAACGAAGAATTCCAAAAAGAAATGGATATTGCTTCATTAAGCCCATTTGATACGTCCAGTAGATATACATTCTTAGGTAGTATATTCCATAATATGGGCAATATGATGATGGCTAATGGGACTTATAGCAAAACTCCAGTAGCAATGCTATCTAATATTCTCAGGCTACCTTCTATGGCATTATCTTATTCATCCACTGCAAAAGCAGCAAGCGGTATGTATTCTGATAAATATTGCGGATATGCAAAAGACTTTTCTATGGGCAGTGGGTCATCGGAAGATCCAGCCGTGAATATGGCAGGATTACCGTGTACTGGTATAACCAACAGCCAGGCAAACATGTCAGTAGAGGAAGCTATTCAAATTGCCGAAGATGAAGGATGGATACAGAAAGATATGGACATTCCAGATGGCGCAGATATATCCGATCTCATGAATAATGGATACATAGTTAAAGACACTCCTCTTCATGACTTTGTAGAAGACTGTGGAGATGCTAGCACCGGAAGCTATTGGTTTAGCAATGGCGGGTGCACAGCGCCATCAGATTCAACACGTGTCGCAAAAATTACTGAAAAAACATATAAAGATGAAGAAGGGAAAGATATTACCAATGAGTCATTTGGAACTGAAAATTCCGCTAAGCAATACGACGATAGAAAGCTTTCCGCTATGTCAGTATTACTAATTGACTTCCAAATTGCCCAATCAATCAATGGCGAAGATGACGAAGAAGACGCCCCTTCAACCACGGCTAAAGCTCCAGACAATGGCGAGGCAGTTGGTGAGCCGCAATTAGAAGAAGCACAGGCCAAATGGGGCAGCTACGAAAATGGTAAAATTCCAGACTCAGAACTACAAGCTCTATCTTTTTCACCAGGCAATAAAATGAATAAGAAAGCTGCGATTGCTATGGAAGAGATGAATAAAGCATACAAAGCTGATAACGGTTCCGACCTCATCATAAATGACGCCTATCGAGAATATGACAGGCAAGTTAAACTTCGTGAACAATTAGGCAGCACCGCGGGCGTTCCAGGTACATCAAATCACGGCTGGGGACTTGCTGCAGATATTGAAGTTGGCGCGTTTGGGTCTTCTACATATAATTGGCTAAAGGCTAACGCCCACAAATACGGTTATGTGCATCCCGCTTGGGCTGAGCCAGGTGGAAGTAACCCCGAACAATGGCACTGGGAATATGCGAGGAAGGTCTAA
- a CDS encoding pilin, producing MKIFTKILTAGILMIGLLGVFTPAVSAANGIDICSKENGSDNSVYCQNKDSGEGQVNGIIKTIVEVLLMAVGAISIIMIVIGGILFALSSGDAQKAAKARNTVLYAVVGLAVSLFASAIVNFVFNRFN from the coding sequence ATGAAGATTTTTACAAAAATCCTGACGGCTGGAATACTAATGATTGGGCTTCTTGGAGTGTTCACTCCAGCGGTGTCTGCGGCTAACGGTATCGATATTTGCTCAAAGGAAAATGGAAGCGACAACTCTGTCTATTGTCAAAATAAAGATAGCGGTGAAGGTCAGGTGAATGGTATTATAAAAACTATCGTTGAAGTTCTACTTATGGCTGTCGGTGCTATCTCGATTATTATGATAGTTATTGGTGGTATTTTATTTGCGCTTTCCAGTGGTGATGCTCAGAAGGCTGCAAAAGCTAGGAATACTGTTTTATATGCGGTAGTCGGTTTGGCTGTATCATTATTCGCATCAGCAATTGTTAATTTTGTATTTAATAGGTTTAATTAG
- a CDS encoding pilin: MKKIIIAMSLMIIGSFGVSMTFPDTSFAESKVNECDKKGKILTLKPWYDGLTKGDCSIKDPGSDADSQANFIWKIALNIVDDLLQLIGYTTVGYIIYGGFLMMTSNGAPDKAAHGRKTIMSAAIGLVIALASVALVNFISSNIGV, translated from the coding sequence ATGAAGAAAATTATAATAGCAATGTCTTTAATGATTATAGGGTCGTTTGGGGTGAGTATGACTTTCCCGGATACTTCTTTTGCTGAAAGTAAAGTTAATGAATGTGATAAAAAAGGAAAGATTTTAACATTGAAGCCGTGGTATGACGGATTGACGAAAGGTGACTGTTCTATTAAAGATCCGGGTTCGGACGCTGACTCGCAGGCAAATTTTATCTGGAAAATCGCGCTTAATATCGTTGATGATTTGCTGCAGCTTATTGGTTACACGACCGTTGGATATATTATATACGGTGGTTTCTTGATGATGACCAGTAACGGTGCTCCAGACAAGGCCGCTCATGGGCGAAAGACTATTATGAGTGCCGCGATTGGTTTGGTTATTGCCCTAGCTTCTGTTGCGTTGGTTAACTTTATATCATCAAATATAGGAGTATAA